The following coding sequences are from one Streptomyces sp. NBC_01232 window:
- a CDS encoding glutamate racemase translates to MKIALMDSGIGLLAAAAAVRRLRPDADLVVSSDPDGMPWGPRTPADLTRRALAVARAAAAHRPDALIVACNTATVHALDAVRAELEPAVPVIGTVPAIKPAAAAGGRLAIWATPATTGSPYQRGLIRDFATGARVTEVPCPGLADAVEAADDAAVAAAVAAAAALTPVDVTDVVLGCTHYELVESAIRAALAARTRGAELVYHGSAEPVAVQALRRLGLRPEPGLPRTGGLTVLRSGREGTLPAAALAYAEGRLLAGRGAPVG, encoded by the coding sequence GTGAAGATCGCGCTCATGGACTCCGGAATCGGCCTCCTCGCGGCGGCCGCGGCGGTGCGGCGGCTGCGGCCGGACGCCGATCTGGTCGTGTCCTCGGACCCCGACGGCATGCCGTGGGGCCCGCGGACCCCCGCCGACCTCACCCGGCGGGCCCTCGCCGTCGCCCGGGCCGCCGCCGCGCACCGCCCGGACGCGCTGATCGTCGCCTGCAACACCGCGACCGTGCACGCCCTGGACGCCGTACGGGCGGAGCTGGAGCCTGCCGTCCCGGTCATCGGGACCGTACCTGCGATCAAGCCCGCGGCCGCCGCCGGCGGCCGGCTGGCCATCTGGGCCACTCCCGCCACCACCGGCAGCCCCTACCAGCGCGGGCTGATCCGCGACTTCGCCACCGGCGCCAGAGTCACCGAAGTGCCCTGCCCCGGACTCGCCGATGCGGTGGAGGCGGCCGACGACGCCGCCGTCGCGGCCGCCGTCGCCGCGGCCGCCGCGCTGACCCCTGTCGACGTGACCGACGTGGTGCTGGGCTGCACCCACTACGAGCTGGTGGAGAGCGCCATCCGCGCCGCCCTCGCCGCGCGAACCCGGGGGGCGGAGCTCGTCTACCACGGTTCCGCCGAGCCCGTCGCTGTCCAGGCCCTGCGCCGCCTGGGTCTGCGCCCCGAGCCGGGCCTGCCCCGCACGGGCGGACTGACCGTCCTGCGCAGCGGGCGCGAGGGAACGCTGCCCGCCGCCGCGCTCGCGTACGCCGAGGGCCGGCTGCTCGCGGGCCGGGGCGCGCCCGTCGGCTGA
- a CDS encoding glycosyltransferase: protein MGLITAACAAYASLAAWLWLTFAQGMFWRTDVRLPPRTAPAHWPSVAIVVPARDEAEVLPRSLPSLIAQDYPGEAEVILVDDGSTDGTGELARALAREHPGLPLTVVSPGDPPPGWTGKLWALRHGIGIARTAHATEPDFLLLTDADIAHEPDSLRELVAAATSADLDLVSLMARLRVAGTWERLVVPAFVYFFAQLYPFRRINRPSARTAAAAGGCVLLRTGAAVRAGVPDSIRQAVIDDVSLARAVHNSGGRIWLGLADRVDSVRPYPALADLWRMVSRSAYAQLRHRPLLLAGTVAGLVLVYLVPPAALSAGLATGHPAIAWAGGSAWLLMAGTYLPMLRYYRQSPALAPLLPFTALLYLLMTVDSAVQHYRGRGAAWKGRTYARPSDA from the coding sequence ATGGGCCTCATCACCGCCGCCTGCGCGGCCTACGCCTCCCTCGCCGCCTGGCTCTGGCTCACCTTCGCCCAGGGCATGTTCTGGCGGACCGACGTCCGCCTTCCGCCGCGCACGGCCCCCGCCCACTGGCCGTCCGTCGCGATCGTCGTCCCGGCCAGGGACGAGGCCGAGGTGCTGCCCCGGAGCCTGCCCTCCCTGATCGCGCAGGACTATCCCGGCGAGGCCGAGGTCATCCTCGTCGACGACGGCAGCACGGACGGCACGGGCGAACTTGCCCGTGCGCTCGCCCGCGAGCACCCGGGGCTCCCGCTCACCGTCGTCTCCCCCGGCGACCCCCCGCCCGGCTGGACCGGCAAGCTCTGGGCGCTCCGGCACGGCATCGGGATCGCCCGCACCGCGCACGCGACGGAGCCCGACTTCCTCCTGCTCACCGATGCCGACATCGCGCACGAACCAGACAGTCTGCGCGAATTGGTCGCCGCCGCGACCTCCGCGGACCTCGACCTGGTCTCCCTCATGGCCCGCCTGCGGGTGGCCGGCACGTGGGAGCGGCTCGTCGTACCGGCCTTCGTCTACTTCTTCGCCCAGCTCTATCCCTTCCGCCGGATCAACCGGCCCTCCGCCCGGACCGCGGCCGCCGCCGGCGGCTGCGTGCTGCTGCGCACCGGGGCCGCCGTGCGGGCCGGCGTTCCCGACTCCATCCGCCAGGCGGTCATCGACGACGTCTCGCTCGCCCGCGCGGTGCACAACTCCGGCGGCCGGATCTGGCTGGGACTGGCGGACCGGGTGGACAGCGTGCGCCCGTACCCCGCGCTCGCGGACCTGTGGCGGATGGTCTCCCGCAGCGCCTACGCCCAACTGCGCCACCGGCCCCTGCTGCTGGCCGGCACGGTCGCCGGGCTCGTGCTGGTCTACCTCGTGCCCCCGGCGGCCCTGTCGGCGGGTCTCGCGACCGGGCATCCGGCCATCGCGTGGGCGGGCGGTTCGGCGTGGCTGCTGATGGCGGGCACCTACCTGCCGATGCTCCGGTACTACCGCCAGTCCCCCGCGCTCGCTCCGCTGCTTCCGTTCACGGCGCTGCTGTACCTCCTGATGACCGTCGACTCGGCGGTTCAGCACTACCGGGGCCGCGGGGCCGCCTGGAAGGGCCGTACCTACGCCCGTCCCAGTGACGCCTGA
- a CDS encoding DUF6643 family protein has protein sequence MTSPRSTYGGGYYSAPSFPDTPIYDSLVAERGTPQIAPIRVPAAYESPSAGYSSGGYLPALASSMPALPPAQPQQQSSGYGYPYQQQSAPQPMPLQQAPAPYIPQQQPMAARGGYVPQPQPQQPRPAAMTSGYEAMRPAAPRPMQVPAPVPAASYEDPYGRPYQGRGY, from the coding sequence ATGACCTCCCCCCGCTCCACTTATGGCGGCGGTTACTACTCCGCGCCCTCCTTCCCGGACACCCCCATCTACGACTCCCTCGTCGCCGAACGCGGCACCCCGCAGATCGCCCCGATCCGCGTCCCGGCCGCCTACGAGTCCCCGAGTGCCGGATACTCGAGCGGCGGATACCTCCCGGCTCTCGCCTCGTCGATGCCCGCGCTGCCCCCGGCCCAGCCGCAGCAGCAGAGCTCGGGGTACGGATACCCGTACCAGCAGCAGTCGGCCCCGCAACCGATGCCGCTGCAGCAGGCGCCGGCGCCGTACATCCCGCAGCAGCAGCCGATGGCCGCCCGCGGCGGGTACGTTCCGCAGCCCCAGCCTCAGCAGCCCCGTCCGGCTGCCATGACCAGCGGCTACGAGGCCATGCGCCCGGCCGCGCCGCGTCCGATGCAGGTGCCCGCACCGGTACCGGCCGCTTCGTACGAGGACCCGTACGGCCGCCCCTACCAGGGACGCGGCTACTGA
- a CDS encoding MOSC domain-containing protein yields the protein MSNLHVQALHVHPVKSVAGTAPDEVAVEPWGLSGDRRWALIDAEGTVVTQRRHPRLALATARPEGGGAIAVTAPGMAELFVEVPEPGPLEPVVLFGKKVETVVAATAAADWFSAYLGVPVRLVHMDDPAVRRAVDPDYALPGEMVSLADGYPLLIATLASLDALNSLIAQGDHPEEGPLPMNRFRPNVVVSGGEAWAEDGWLRIAIGDAVFRGVRECGRCVITTTDQGTAERGKEPLKTLARHRRIGRSLAFGRLLVPVRLGTVRVGDEVRVLA from the coding sequence ATGTCGAACTTGCACGTGCAGGCGCTCCACGTCCATCCCGTCAAATCCGTAGCGGGGACCGCTCCCGACGAGGTGGCCGTGGAGCCCTGGGGTCTGTCCGGGGACCGGCGATGGGCGCTGATCGATGCCGAGGGCACGGTCGTCACCCAACGCCGCCATCCGCGCCTCGCCCTGGCCACGGCCCGTCCGGAGGGCGGCGGCGCGATCGCCGTGACGGCGCCGGGCATGGCGGAGCTGTTCGTGGAGGTGCCCGAGCCGGGTCCGCTGGAGCCGGTCGTACTGTTCGGGAAGAAGGTCGAGACCGTGGTCGCGGCGACAGCCGCGGCCGACTGGTTCAGCGCGTACCTCGGGGTGCCGGTACGGCTGGTGCACATGGATGATCCGGCCGTACGCCGTGCCGTGGATCCGGATTACGCCCTGCCGGGCGAGATGGTGAGCCTGGCCGACGGCTATCCGCTGCTGATCGCCACGCTCGCCTCGCTGGACGCGCTCAACTCGCTGATCGCGCAGGGGGACCATCCCGAGGAGGGTCCACTGCCGATGAACCGTTTCCGCCCCAATGTGGTGGTTTCCGGGGGCGAGGCGTGGGCGGAGGACGGCTGGCTCCGCATCGCGATCGGCGACGCCGTCTTCCGCGGTGTGCGGGAATGCGGCCGGTGCGTCATCACCACCACCGACCAGGGGACGGCGGAGCGCGGCAAGGAACCGCTCAAGACCCTCGCCCGGCACCGGCGGATCGGCCGGTCGCTCGCGTTCGGGCGGCTCCTGGTGCCGGTGCGGCTGGGGACGGTGCGCGTCGGCGACGAAGTGCGCGTCCTCGCATGA
- a CDS encoding Rv1733c family protein codes for MRTAMGVWRWRSNPLRRPTDLFEAWVAFAALVCVLVVAPAIGWVAGLQVDGTLQQAAHEQRQERHLVPAVVVRPAPEPDASADASAQRTAPHRTEIVAAWTAPDGSSHQGTVPAAEEPPRAGDRFRVWTDAHGRLVGQPLDPSAAVFHAGMAGLAAAVCVATLVETVRRLVVRRLMHRRYIRLDRAWAAAGPDWGRAGAGS; via the coding sequence GTGCGGACAGCAATGGGTGTGTGGCGTTGGCGGAGCAATCCGCTGCGCCGGCCGACCGATCTCTTCGAGGCGTGGGTGGCGTTCGCCGCGCTGGTGTGCGTTCTGGTGGTGGCTCCGGCCATCGGCTGGGTCGCGGGCCTGCAGGTGGACGGTACGCTGCAGCAGGCCGCTCACGAGCAGCGGCAGGAGCGTCACCTCGTTCCCGCGGTGGTGGTCCGTCCGGCCCCGGAGCCGGACGCGTCCGCCGACGCTTCGGCGCAGCGGACGGCCCCGCACCGAACGGAGATCGTGGCCGCGTGGACCGCGCCGGACGGCAGCAGCCATCAGGGCACGGTGCCGGCCGCGGAGGAACCGCCGCGCGCCGGCGACCGGTTCCGGGTCTGGACCGATGCGCACGGCCGGCTGGTGGGTCAGCCGCTCGACCCGTCCGCGGCGGTGTTCCACGCCGGGATGGCGGGACTGGCCGCCGCGGTCTGCGTGGCCACGCTGGTGGAGACGGTCCGGCGGCTGGTCGTACGGCGGCTCATGCATCGGCGGTACATACGGCTGGACCGGGCCTGGGCGGCCGCCGGACCGGACTGGGGACGAGCGGGGGCGGGCAGCTGA
- a CDS encoding right-handed parallel beta-helix repeat-containing protein yields the protein MVQGTVQVTHGGSSRWRRRSGEYPTLTAALAVAGDGDVLSIAPGTYRENLVLHHAVTLRGPEGAAGSVRIAPLDGVALTVRASAVIQDLYLEGQDRAAPALLVEDGSPELTDLRVSTHSAAGIEVRGAGARPLVRRCTVENPAGVGIAVLDGGGGVFEECEVVAAGQNGVSVRGGGRPRLERCRIHHATGAGIGVTGEGSGLEALGCEVYEVKGAGVQIAARATARLTDCSVHRTSADGVTLDTDAVLTLAGCDIHDIPENAVDLRSRSVLTLSRTTVRRFGRNGLSVWDPGTRVDAESCEIHDSTGDYPAVWISDGATVSLDSCRVHDVPDALFVLDRGSRVDVVDSDLSQVRNTAVSVSDGATAQLDDCRIREAATGAWFRDHGSGGTLAGCTIDAVQTGVIVTKGADPTLERCTVTSPAEAGFYVSAGGRGTFTACGVTGSAGFGFHVMDGCRTTLTRCHTERCARGGYEFPEDGPTAQECSSDESAARRTDRSAAPGGAAAVGAQAGIRTVTGAQSPAVRAAQAPAPPSVPHPADETDTDRAAAARDSGEMLGQLDALVGLDSVKREVRALTDMIEVGRRRQQAGLKAASVRRHLVFTGSPGTGKTTVARLYGEILASLGVLERGHLVEVSRVDLVGEHIGSTAIRTQEAFDRARGGVLFIDEAYALAPEDSGRDFGREAIDTLVKLMEDHRDAVVVIVAGYTAEMERFLTVNPGVASRFSRTITFGDYGPGELLRIVEQQAEEHEYRLGEGTSQALLTYFTELPKGPAFGNGRTARQTFESMVERHAGRVAQLSEPSTDELTLLFPADLPVLPALPAPC from the coding sequence ATGGTTCAGGGCACGGTCCAGGTGACGCACGGCGGATCTTCGCGGTGGCGGCGCCGCTCCGGTGAGTATCCGACGCTGACCGCCGCGCTCGCCGTCGCGGGCGACGGTGACGTGCTGTCCATCGCCCCCGGCACCTACCGCGAGAACCTGGTGCTGCACCATGCCGTCACCCTGCGCGGCCCCGAGGGAGCGGCGGGGTCGGTGCGCATCGCCCCGCTCGACGGGGTGGCGCTGACCGTGCGCGCCTCGGCCGTGATCCAGGACCTGTACCTGGAGGGCCAGGACCGGGCGGCGCCCGCGCTGCTGGTGGAGGACGGCTCCCCCGAGCTCACGGACCTTCGGGTCAGTACCCACTCCGCCGCCGGGATCGAGGTGCGCGGCGCCGGGGCCCGTCCCCTGGTGCGGCGGTGCACGGTGGAGAATCCGGCCGGCGTCGGCATCGCCGTACTGGACGGCGGCGGCGGGGTGTTCGAGGAGTGCGAGGTCGTGGCCGCCGGGCAGAACGGCGTCTCGGTGCGCGGCGGTGGCCGGCCCCGGCTGGAGCGCTGCCGGATCCATCACGCAACGGGCGCGGGCATCGGGGTCACCGGGGAGGGTTCCGGGCTGGAGGCGCTGGGCTGCGAGGTGTACGAGGTCAAGGGTGCCGGAGTGCAGATCGCCGCGCGCGCCACGGCCCGGCTCACCGACTGCTCGGTGCACCGCACCTCGGCCGACGGGGTCACGCTCGACACCGACGCGGTCCTCACCCTGGCCGGCTGCGACATCCACGACATCCCGGAGAACGCGGTCGATCTGCGGTCCCGTTCGGTGCTCACCCTCAGCCGCACCACGGTGCGCCGCTTCGGCCGCAACGGCCTGTCGGTGTGGGACCCGGGGACGCGGGTGGACGCCGAGTCCTGCGAGATCCACGACAGTACGGGTGACTATCCGGCGGTGTGGATCAGTGACGGGGCCACCGTCTCCCTCGACTCCTGCCGGGTGCACGACGTACCGGACGCCCTGTTCGTACTGGACCGCGGGTCGCGCGTCGACGTGGTCGACAGCGATCTGTCCCAGGTGCGCAACACCGCCGTCTCGGTGAGCGACGGAGCCACCGCGCAGCTCGACGACTGCCGGATCCGCGAGGCGGCCACCGGGGCCTGGTTCCGCGACCACGGCAGTGGCGGCACGCTCGCCGGCTGCACCATCGATGCCGTGCAGACCGGTGTGATCGTCACCAAGGGCGCCGACCCCACACTGGAGCGGTGCACGGTCACCTCCCCGGCCGAGGCGGGTTTCTACGTGTCGGCGGGCGGCCGCGGCACCTTCACCGCCTGCGGGGTGACGGGCAGTGCCGGCTTCGGCTTCCACGTCATGGACGGCTGCCGCACCACGCTGACGCGTTGCCACACCGAGCGCTGCGCCCGTGGGGGTTACGAGTTCCCGGAGGACGGGCCGACCGCGCAGGAGTGCAGCAGCGACGAGTCCGCCGCACGGCGCACGGACCGGTCCGCCGCCCCGGGCGGCGCCGCGGCCGTCGGCGCGCAGGCGGGCATCCGTACGGTCACTGGGGCGCAGAGCCCCGCGGTGCGGGCGGCGCAGGCACCCGCACCACCGTCCGTACCGCACCCCGCGGACGAGACGGACACCGACCGGGCCGCCGCCGCGCGGGATTCCGGCGAGATGCTGGGGCAGCTCGACGCACTGGTCGGCCTGGACAGCGTCAAGCGCGAGGTCCGGGCCCTCACCGACATGATCGAGGTGGGCCGGCGGCGGCAGCAGGCGGGTCTCAAGGCGGCCTCGGTACGCCGGCACCTGGTCTTCACCGGCTCCCCCGGCACGGGCAAGACCACCGTGGCCCGGCTGTACGGAGAGATCCTCGCCTCGCTCGGGGTGCTGGAGCGCGGGCACCTGGTGGAGGTGTCACGGGTGGACCTGGTCGGCGAGCACATCGGCTCCACCGCGATCCGCACGCAGGAGGCCTTCGACCGGGCCCGCGGCGGGGTGCTGTTCATCGACGAGGCGTACGCGCTGGCGCCGGAGGACTCGGGCCGGGACTTCGGGCGCGAGGCGATCGACACGCTGGTGAAGCTGATGGAGGACCACCGGGACGCGGTGGTCGTCATCGTCGCCGGGTACACGGCGGAGATGGAGCGCTTCCTGACGGTGAATCCGGGAGTGGCCTCGCGCTTCTCCCGGACCATCACCTTCGGCGACTACGGGCCCGGGGAACTGCTGCGGATCGTGGAGCAGCAGGCGGAGGAGCACGAGTACCGGCTCGGGGAGGGTACGTCGCAGGCGTTGCTGACGTACTTCACGGAGCTGCCCAAGGGCCCTGCCTTCGGCAATGGCCGCACCGCCCGCCAGACCTTCGAGTCGATGGTGGAACGGCACGCGGGGCGGGTGGCCCAGCTCTCGGAGCCCAGCACGGACGAGCTCACCCTGCTGTTCCCGGCGGATCTGCCGGTGCTGCCGGCTCTGCCTGCCCCGTGCTGA
- a CDS encoding SRPBCC family protein produces MARRLRPVGLDFIDDAPVRLVFAADTAAPPEDVYRALAEEVEGWPGWFRAVVLARPTHGGAGREIKLMGGVRFQETIMAADPEQRYAYRVDTTNAPGVSALLEEWRLTPAGAGTHVRWTFAADGPTPFRLGLAAARPGLGHSFRTAVRTLDRRLTARRAADQ; encoded by the coding sequence ATGGCTCGCCGACTCCGCCCGGTGGGGCTGGACTTCATCGACGACGCACCGGTTCGGCTGGTCTTCGCCGCCGACACCGCGGCCCCGCCCGAGGACGTGTACCGGGCGCTCGCCGAGGAGGTCGAGGGCTGGCCCGGCTGGTTCAGGGCGGTGGTCCTGGCCCGCCCCACGCACGGGGGCGCGGGCCGCGAGATCAAGCTGATGGGCGGGGTGCGCTTCCAGGAGACCATCATGGCCGCGGATCCCGAGCAGCGTTACGCCTACCGGGTCGACACCACCAACGCCCCCGGTGTGAGCGCCCTGTTGGAGGAGTGGCGCCTGACACCGGCCGGGGCCGGCACGCACGTCCGCTGGACCTTCGCCGCGGACGGCCCGACCCCGTTCCGGCTCGGCCTGGCCGCCGCCCGCCCGGGGCTGGGCCACTCCTTCCGTACGGCCGTCCGCACCCTGGACCGGCGGCTCACCGCCCGGCGTGCGGCGGATCAGTAG
- a CDS encoding PLP-dependent cysteine synthase family protein — protein MSTTGTTRTTGTTGTTATTIDVDRSDADYRAWLKEAVRKVQADANRSADTHLLRFPLPEAWGIDLYLKDESTHPTGSLKHRLARSLFLYALCNGWIRPGRPVIEASSGSTAVSEAYFAKLIGVPFIAVMPRTTSPEKCRLIEFHGGECHFVDDSMKMYEESAELAARTGGHYMDQFTYAERATDWRGNNNIAESMYQQLRLERYPEPAWIVATAGTGGTSATIARYVHYMQHDTRICVPDPENSCFFDGWTNDDPDASSDCGSRIEGIGRPRMEPSFVPGAIDRMMKVPDAASIAACRALETAIGRKAGGSTGTGVWSALKIISEMVAEGRTGSVVTLLCDPGDRYLDKYYSDEWLAAQRLDIAPYAKTLDTMLTTGVWREPTA, from the coding sequence ATGAGCACGACCGGCACCACCAGAACCACCGGTACCACCGGTACGACTGCCACGACCATCGATGTCGATCGCAGCGACGCGGACTACCGGGCCTGGCTGAAGGAGGCCGTCCGCAAGGTCCAGGCCGACGCCAACCGCTCCGCCGACACCCACCTGCTGCGCTTCCCGCTCCCCGAGGCGTGGGGCATCGACCTCTACCTCAAGGACGAGTCCACGCACCCGACGGGCTCCCTCAAGCACCGCCTCGCGCGCTCGCTCTTCCTGTACGCGCTCTGCAACGGCTGGATCCGCCCCGGCCGCCCGGTGATCGAGGCCTCGTCCGGCTCCACCGCGGTGTCCGAGGCGTACTTCGCCAAGCTGATCGGCGTCCCCTTCATCGCCGTCATGCCGCGCACGACCAGCCCGGAGAAGTGCCGCCTCATCGAATTCCACGGCGGCGAATGCCACTTCGTGGACGACTCGATGAAGATGTACGAGGAGTCCGCCGAGCTCGCCGCCCGGACGGGCGGGCACTACATGGACCAGTTCACGTACGCGGAGCGCGCCACCGACTGGCGCGGCAACAACAACATCGCCGAGTCGATGTACCAGCAACTGCGCCTGGAGCGTTACCCCGAGCCCGCCTGGATCGTGGCGACCGCCGGCACCGGCGGCACCTCGGCGACCATCGCGCGCTACGTGCACTACATGCAGCACGACACCCGCATCTGCGTCCCGGACCCGGAGAACTCCTGTTTCTTCGACGGCTGGACCAACGACGACCCGGACGCGAGCAGCGACTGCGGCTCGCGCATCGAGGGCATCGGCCGCCCGCGGATGGAGCCGAGCTTCGTGCCCGGTGCCATCGACCGGATGATGAAGGTCCCGGACGCGGCGAGCATCGCCGCCTGCCGCGCACTGGAGACGGCCATAGGGCGCAAGGCGGGCGGCTCGACCGGCACCGGCGTGTGGAGCGCTCTGAAGATCATCTCGGAGATGGTGGCGGAGGGCCGCACGGGCAGTGTCGTCACCCTGCTCTGCGACCCGGGCGACCGCTACCTGGACAAGTACTACTCGGACGAGTGGCTGGCGGCGCAGCGGCTCGACATCGCCCCGTACGCGAAGACCCTCGACACCATGCTGACGACCGGGGTCTGGCGCGAGCCCACCGCCTGA
- a CDS encoding ATP-binding protein, translating into MITHSRRHCVVELQALPSRIGQIRRIVSAQLRHWELDPLIDRAALGVTELLSNVHRHAQPDKTCIVEIELRLGRLTVSVIDSDPRLPVLRETRAEALDTCGRGLALVAALSEAWGARQRPDGPGKAVWFSLTAAPHRAAPARPVPIRATPVREPARAVLLAVDPGAVAKGLPVASPVGARPG; encoded by the coding sequence GTGATCACTCATTCCCGCAGGCACTGCGTCGTCGAACTGCAGGCCTTGCCGTCGCGGATCGGCCAAATCCGCAGAATCGTTTCTGCACAACTGCGCCACTGGGAGCTCGACCCGCTCATAGACCGGGCTGCGCTCGGCGTGACGGAACTCCTCAGCAACGTCCACCGCCACGCGCAGCCGGACAAGACCTGCATCGTGGAGATCGAACTCCGGCTCGGGCGGCTCACGGTCTCGGTCATCGACAGCGATCCGCGGCTGCCGGTCCTCCGCGAGACGCGGGCGGAGGCGCTGGACACCTGCGGTCGCGGTCTCGCCCTGGTGGCGGCGCTCAGCGAGGCCTGGGGGGCACGGCAGCGGCCGGACGGACCGGGCAAGGCGGTCTGGTTCTCGCTGACGGCGGCCCCGCACCGGGCGGCGCCCGCCCGGCCGGTCCCGATCAGGGCCACGCCCGTACGAGAACCCGCGCGTGCGGTGCTCCTGGCCGTTGATCCGGGGGCCGTCGCGAAAGGCCTGCCGGTGGCATCGCCGGTCGGCGCCCGGCCCGGGTGA
- a CDS encoding ROK family protein: protein MNGNGAPPRVGDVTTVSTSTRTRLERGRGALGPALELVHTGRAPTRAVLTAELGVTRATAGAVAAELEALGLIRVDSRPAGSGGGGGGTGGAQGRPSHRLSVAENGPVALAAQVHSDGFRAALVGLGGRIVATAPGKVTVSADPAQVLGAVVEAGAALLAESGRRCVGAGLAVPSAVAEPDGTALNPLHLAWPAGSPVRAIFAECVKAAGIDGPALTGNDVNLAALAEHRHGAGRSAQHLLCVATGHRGVGGALVLDGRLHSGSSGLALEVGHLTVNPEGRACHCGSRGCLDVEADPLAFLTAAGRSPGPEVSLLQQARDLLRDEPAEPAVRAATEELIDRLGLGLAGLVNILNPDRIILGGLHRELLYADPERLRAVVADRSLWGRSGGVPILPCTLDHNSLVGAAELAWQPVLDDPLGALA, encoded by the coding sequence ATGAACGGCAACGGGGCCCCGCCGCGGGTGGGGGATGTGACCACGGTGTCCACGTCCACGCGGACCAGACTGGAACGGGGCCGCGGGGCGCTCGGGCCGGCGCTGGAGCTCGTCCACACCGGCCGCGCCCCCACTCGCGCCGTCCTGACGGCCGAGCTCGGGGTCACCCGCGCCACCGCCGGAGCGGTCGCCGCCGAGCTGGAGGCCCTCGGGCTGATCCGGGTCGACTCCCGCCCCGCAGGATCCGGCGGCGGCGGCGGAGGCACCGGCGGCGCCCAGGGCCGCCCCTCGCACCGGCTCTCGGTGGCCGAGAACGGCCCGGTGGCACTGGCCGCCCAGGTCCACTCGGACGGCTTCCGCGCGGCCCTGGTCGGCCTCGGCGGCCGCATCGTGGCCACCGCCCCCGGGAAGGTCACCGTGTCCGCCGACCCGGCGCAGGTGCTCGGCGCGGTCGTGGAGGCGGGCGCGGCGCTGCTCGCCGAGAGCGGCCGGCGCTGCGTCGGCGCGGGGCTCGCGGTGCCCTCGGCGGTCGCCGAGCCGGACGGTACGGCGCTGAACCCGCTGCACCTGGCCTGGCCCGCCGGCTCTCCCGTACGGGCCATCTTCGCGGAGTGCGTGAAGGCGGCCGGGATCGACGGCCCGGCCCTGACCGGCAACGACGTCAACCTCGCGGCCCTGGCGGAGCACCGGCACGGCGCCGGTCGCAGCGCGCAGCACCTGCTCTGCGTCGCCACCGGGCACCGCGGGGTCGGCGGTGCGCTGGTGCTGGACGGCCGCCTGCACAGCGGGAGTTCGGGCCTGGCCCTGGAGGTCGGCCACCTCACCGTGAACCCCGAGGGCCGGGCCTGCCACTGCGGCAGCCGCGGCTGCCTGGACGTGGAGGCGGACCCGCTGGCCTTCCTCACCGCGGCGGGCCGCAGCCCCGGCCCTGAGGTCTCACTCCTCCAGCAGGCCCGCGACCTGCTGCGCGACGAGCCCGCGGAACCGGCGGTACGGGCGGCCACAGAGGAGCTGATCGACCGGCTCGGCCTCGGCCTCGCGGGCCTGGTGAACATCCTCAACCCGGACCGGATCATCCTGGGCGGGCTGCACCGGGAGCTGCTGTACGCCGACCCGGAGCGGCTGCGCGCGGTGGTCGCGGACCGCAGCCTGTGGGGGCGCAGCGGCGGGGTGCCGATCCTGCCGTGCACCCTGGACCACAACAGCCTGGTCGGCGCGGCGGAACTGGCGTGGCAGCCGGTGCTCGACGACCCACTGGGAGCCCTGGCCTAG
- a CDS encoding alpha-ketoglutarate-dependent dioxygenase AlkB family protein: MDGELFPRERAVIAPGAVHVPDWLGAGRQAELLAACRAWARPPAGLRTVRTPGGGVMTARQVCLGLHWYPYPYAYARTAVDGDGAPVKPMPPWLAGLGREAVTAAYGSRPEPGPGAAYDIALINFYDGDSRMGMHRDAEERSTAPVVSLSLGDTCVFRFGNTVSRGRPYQDVELRSGDLFVFGEASRSAYHGVPKVLPGTGPRELGLTGRLNITLRVGGLG; this comes from the coding sequence ATGGACGGGGAACTGTTCCCGCGTGAGCGGGCCGTGATCGCCCCCGGCGCCGTGCACGTGCCCGACTGGCTCGGCGCCGGACGGCAGGCCGAGTTGCTGGCGGCCTGCCGTGCGTGGGCCCGGCCGCCCGCCGGCCTGCGCACCGTACGAACCCCGGGCGGCGGGGTGATGACCGCCCGCCAGGTGTGTCTCGGGTTGCACTGGTACCCGTACCCGTACGCGTACGCTCGCACCGCGGTCGACGGGGACGGGGCGCCGGTCAAGCCCATGCCGCCGTGGCTCGCGGGCCTCGGGCGGGAGGCGGTGACCGCCGCCTACGGCAGCCGGCCGGAGCCCGGACCCGGGGCGGCCTACGACATCGCGCTGATCAACTTCTACGACGGCGACTCCCGCATGGGCATGCACCGCGACGCCGAGGAGCGGTCCACCGCGCCGGTGGTCTCGCTCAGCCTCGGCGACACCTGCGTCTTCCGCTTCGGGAACACCGTCTCGCGCGGGCGCCCGTACCAGGACGTCGAGCTGCGCAGCGGAGACCTCTTCGTCTTCGGGGAGGCGAGCCGGTCGGCCTACCACGGCGTGCCGAAGGTCCTGCCGGGCACGGGCCCGCGGGAGCTCGGGCTCACCGGACGGCTGAACATCACACTCCGGGTCGGCGGGCTGGGCTGA